In a single window of the Mesoplodon densirostris isolate mMesDen1 chromosome 18, mMesDen1 primary haplotype, whole genome shotgun sequence genome:
- the LOC132478878 gene encoding forkhead box protein J1-like: MAESWLRVSGAGAAEEAGPEGGLEESNALNDSLTSLQWLQDFSFLNAEVPALPSADTDPHGYHELSGSAEPGSPLAADPACLGQPHTPGKPTSLCTPRSAPSGLQASPPDDVDYATNPHVKPPYSYATLICMAMQASKATKITLSAIYKWITDSFCYFRHADPTWQNSIRHNLSLKKGFIKMPREKDEPGKGGFWRIDPQYAERLLSGALKKRRLPPVHIHPAFARQAAPEPSAAPWAGPLTVSTEAQQLLREFEEATGEAGWGAGEGRLGRKRQQPLPKQEAKVPRPSSPLLLTPEEQGELEPLKGNFDWEAILDAGTLDGELGTLETSELIPPLSPASHGDMDLTIHGHHIDCPVTWGPPVEQATDSLDFDETFLATSFLEHPWDESTRSSLPPEPLFEAGDATLASDLHDWASLGAFL, translated from the exons gcaggggcagcggaggaggccggaccggaaggcggcctggaggagtccaacgccctgaatgacagcctgaccagcctgcagtggctgcaggacttctcctttctcaacgCCGAGGTCCCCGCCCTGCCTTCGGCGGACAccgacccccacggctaccacgagctgtcaggctcggccgagccgGGGTCTCCCCTGGCGGCGGACCCCGCCTGCCTGGGGcagccgcacacacccggcaagcccacgtCCTTGTGcacgccgcggagcgccccctcggggctgcaggcctcgcctcccgacgacgtggactacgccaccaacccgcacgtgaagccgccctactcgtatgccacgctcatctgcatggccatgcaggccagcaaggccaccaagatcaccctgtcggccatctacaagtggatcacggacagtttctgttacttccgccacgctgatcccacctggcag aactccatccgccacaacctgtccctgaagaAGGGCTTCATCAAGATGCCTCGGGAGAAGGacgagccaggcaaggggggctTCTGGCGCATCGAcccccagtacgccgagcggctgctgagtggggccttgaagaagcggcggctgcccccagtccacatccacccggcctttgcccgCCAGGCCGCGCCAGAGCCcagcgccgccccatgggccgggccactgaccgtgagcaccgaggcccagcagctgctgcgggagttcgaggaggccactggggaggcgggctggggtgcaggcgagggcaggctggggcgtaagcgtcaacagccgctgcccaagcaggaggccaaggtcccgcggccctccagccccctgctgctgaccccggaggagcagggtgagctggaacccctcaagggcaactttgactgggaggccatcttggacgctggcacgctggacggggagctgggcacgctggagacctcggagctgatcccgccgctgagccctgcctcccacggggacatggacctcaccatccatggccaccacatcgactgccctgttacctgggggcctccagtggagcaggctaccgacagcctggacttcgatgagaccttcctggccacatccttcctggagcacccctgggacgagagcacccgtagctccctgccccccgagcccctctttgaggccggggatgccacactggcctctgacctgcatgactgggccagcctgggcgccttcttgtaa